The Metarhizium brunneum chromosome 5, complete sequence sequence GgggagcttgatggcgggCTCCCCATCATCAGGCATGAGGTCTTGGTGGGACTCATCCCTGCTCCAGATCTGGAATTTGCCTTGGATCAGCTCGAAGACGAGCAGACAAACCTGTGCTTGATGGATAGAGTGCCAAGCatcgacgaggatgatgaagatgacgcgGATCCCACCGACTTCACACAATATATCGACCCAGTGAGTCATTTCAATTTACAATTTAGAGCTGCTTGACTGACCATGCCGTAGGCCCCGGTTGCTTTGGACATCCGATCACCGATGGACCTGGTGTACGAATGCTTCGTGAAACTGGGTCTGCGATATGTCTGCGCCCTGAAAGATGGCAAATACAGGGGAATGGTGAGAAATTTTGTTATGTCCTCTCTGCACCATATTCATAGGCCTCAACTAACAGCTTCTGCGCCCTAGATTCACAAGAAAACTTTCGTGAGGTATATACGACAACTTGAAGAGGAGGGCGAATAGACGTGCTCATAGGGATGAGCGACGGGATGAGCGACGGTTGGCACATTGACGGTCAGCGTTTTGTTACTGCGTCACGACTGTCGTTTAGACTCATCTAAACTGGTGCGGTTATCTATTTGTTTGTTTTAGAGCGCTTGTAACCCACTCCCTCGGTTTCTCATTGGAGACCATTCCATGGCATTAGCATTGGCATATTTTGTTTGGCATTGTACAAAGACCAGGTACCATCTTGGGTAGAAACTGCATGCTGGAGCATCATTACTCTAGGGCATTAGGTTGGTTGATCTTGCGACATGGGACACTCCGTCGATGTGAATTACAGACGGGATTCTTCTAATTGTTCTCGTTTATGCCATTCCACGTAGCTCTGGTGAATTGTGCATCATGTAACCCAACTTTATGTGACGATGTCAAAACTTGGCGTGTGCCCCAATTGACCGAGGCAAAGTTCCAGACATGACATGGCTTAGCCGCAATGAACAACAGTCACGCCAACACCTCGGGGAGTGTCCCGTTCATCGACAAATTCGTGATGCGAATGAGAAGACACATGTAAGTTGGTGAACCTCTACGGCGCCACCCGGAGCCCGGGTCCGAAGCAAAACCGGAATCCACGGGACCCGGGAAAAGCACCCACCAAGAGTACTCCGATAAGTTAGATTGGTTACTTGTTTGGCCATtggcgtctggtggcaccAGGTGGCCGGCCCGGGGCATTTGATAGGGGGGAAAGTGATGCGAGTGGACGCGCTGCATGACTAGTGGCAGTCTCGAGTCTTAAATCAATCAGGTGGGACGGGCCCTGGCCCACGTAAAGTGAGAATCATTGATCTCATGtgaggtactccgtactgagcaggtgccattgccaaagaGGCTCACAGTCTTGCTGCTGAGATCACATCGTTGAAGTGAAGCTTGATATTCTCCGACGAGTGAAAATTAACCCAGACAGGTACTGATTATAGCTGATAGCCTGTATCTATGCGGCATTTGCTATCGTACCGGGTGTACACAGTCGATGGGAAGCAAATATCTGCGAGACTCCGATTTTGGAACCAGCAAGTGGTGTGGCAGTGGAGACGGGGCCCGAGCCGGGCGGTTGGTTGCTGGGAGGATCTGCGCCGTCGAGAGTCGAAGCCGGAGGGGGGACCGGCTggttattaaataattattagacCTTTGAATTAGACCTCGAAACCTCATATTGGTGCTTGGGAGGGCCACACCCCGGGTAGTGCGCAAGAAGGCGCAAatattgtatgtatgcatgttTTGATTCCGAGCTTGGATGTcccaaaggcctttttgtTGTTCCACATGTGATTTGCCAGCTATGTGCTCACCGTCCTCCATGGCATGTTGGTTGTGCTGATGTATGGGTGTAAGACGGGGTATCGGAGAGGTGTCGTGTAAGCCGCTGGCCGGGACGCAACTGAACAGTGTGCTACCAGCGTAGTTAGTCATCAATTAGATAGAAGATGGGAATATGGAGTCTTATTGTAGCCATGATGAAATAAATGTGCACATTTGAAGTACCTAGTACCACTTGTCTCACCCCAAGCGGCAAAAAAGCCATCACCTGAGCATGACCAGATTCACACAAGCTGCTGCACGCCGAGCGCCGACGTCGGTGCTCCTGACGCCCTCCCGAAAGGCGTGGTCGGTGTGTTGCCGTGGCACATCTGTCTCATTCCGTACGGCGCAAGGAGCTGGCATCGGTGTCTGCGCCCACGCTGCAGCGGGCAGTTCTGTACCGGAGAGTCACACTCTGGCTTGGCTGGCAGCTGGGTtctagtactccgtactagttCTGGACAAGCCGGAATGTCGGAAAGCCCACCGAAGTACGTAACAACGATGTGCGGTAGCCAATGGGTTCCAGACGATGCGGGGGATCCTTGGAGCTGTGGTCAGGGATAGAGGGTGGATGCGATGTCGGTGGCTTCAAGGTCCGACTTTTGTGCGCAGAGTACTAGTGTAGGGACAGTGCAAAGCAATGGCTATGAGCTATTTGACGAGCTAGTACAGAGTAGGATGGCCATTGCGCAATTACAGCGATGTATTGGGCGTGTGGTAGGCTGATTGGCGTAGGTAGAAGAAGACCGAAGATGGAAAAAAAAGTGTCATGGAGAAATGGTGTTTCACAATCTCGATCAAAGTGGCTGGAACGGCTACAAAGGCTGGAACGGCCAGTGGGTTCGGGGTCCGTCGCTAGTCTGCACAGTGCTGGCCAGCCGCCAAGTTAGGCAGGGGCGCCCAGAGCTCCCCGCATAATTTCCCCATAGGTACAACCCACtgtgcatgtacatgtaggcCGCTGTATACCGACGATAACAGATAAAAGGCATTGAAGCTCCGACGGCTCTTTCCAGCCTTGCTTCTTCCACCACACCCTTCAACATTTCTCGTGATCCTTCCTGCCAATTGAAGATCTGGGAACCTGCTTGACTACCCGCACCCAGATCTCGAGTCCATCTCGAGCTTCTGCATCCAAGTGCTCATACGTCGACACTGACTACAAACGCTTTCTCCCACTTACACAACTCTCTTGCACTTTCGCCACTCTCATCCACGCCCACATACGCCAACATGTCGGCCCTTCGTGCTGCTGGCGCGTCCCGGCCTGGCATGGTCCAGACGCTCCGGGCTGCCATGACCAAGCGTTCCTTTAACACCGCCGGTGCCATGCGCATGGGTGCTGCCAAGTCATTCCACAAGGACGAACCCGCTGCCCCCATCCTAAAGACCAGTATTCCAGGccccaaggctgccgaggccgtcaaggagCTCGACGAAGTCTTCGAGACTCGCAGCATCAACATGATGACCGACTACACTCAGAGTGTGGGCAACTACATTGCCGATCCTGACGGCAACATGCTTCTGGATGTGTAAGTTACATTGCTCTGTTACTTGACCAGCTTGGGCTTTCCCGCTGCCGGTGACTTGTGCTGATGCTGCCGTTATCCAGTTATGCTCAGATTGCCTCCATTCCAGTGGGGTACAACAATCCCGAGCTCCGAAAGGTTGCTCAGACCCCGGAGATGGTTGATGCCATCATCAATCGTCCCGCGTTGGGTAACTTTCCCTCCCACACATGGGCCAACATCTTGAAGACTGGTATCCTGAAGGTTGCTCCCAAGGGCCTTAACAACGTCTacaccgccatggccggTTCCGATGCCAACGAAATTGCCTACAAGGCTGCCTTCATGTATAAGCGACAAGTGGAACGAGGTGGCCCTGAAGTTGACTTCACTCCCCAAGAAATTGAGAGTGCAATGAAGAACCAGGCCCCCGGCTCCGCGCAGCTTTCTATCTTGTCTTTCAAGACTAGCTTTCACGGCCGTTTGTTTGGTTGCCTGTCTACCACTCGCTCCAAGGCCATCCACAAGCTTGACATTCCTGCCTTTGACTGGCCCCAGGCGACTTTCCCCCAGCTCAAGTACCCACTTGACCAGCACGCCGAGGAGAACGCAAGGGCTGAACAGGCCAGCCTTGAAGAGGTTGAGCACTTGATCAAGACCTGGCACCTGCCTCCGGCTGCCGTTGTTATTGAGCCTATTCAGAGTGAGGGCGGCGACAACCACGCCAGTCCGGAATTTTTCCAGAAGCTCCGCGCCTTGACCCGCAAGCACAACGTTCTGCTCATTGTCGATGAGGTCCAGACTGGCGTCGGTGCTACCGGTAAGTTCTGGGCTCATGAGCACTGGAACCTCCAGGACCCTCCCGACATGGTTACCTTCTCCAAGAAGGCCCAGACTGCTGGTTACTACTACCGGTCCAAGGACTTGCGCCCCAACAAGCCTTACCGCCAGTTCAACACCTGGATGGGTGATCCATCCAAGGCCTTGCTTTTCCGTGGCATCATCAGCGAAATTGAGCGCCTCGATCTCGTGAACCATACCGCCAAGGTCGGCAACTATTTATACGGCAAGCTTGAGGGTCTTGCTAGCAAGTACCCCGATCAATTCCAGAACCTCCGCGGTAAGGGCCAGGGTACCTTCATCGCTTTCGACAACCCCAAACGCGATGAGTTcctcgtcaaggccaagagcTTTGGAATCAACATTGGTGGCAGCGGTGCCAATGCCGTTCGTCTTCGCCCCATGCTGACCTTCCAGGAACATCATGCCGATATTCTCATTGAGGCTCTTGAGAAGATTGTCAAGGCTTTGTAAGGCCCGAGGCAATGATTGACATATGGGTAACTTAATTATGGGCAATGCATAGCGGAACGAAAGGACTTGGAGAGCTTGGTCCTTTCAAACAGAAATAGCCACAGGGAAATGAAGGCATGAGGATTTGGTTGACTTAAAAATATCCAATTATGGAGTACTTAACGGGAGTGAAACGCAACTCGGGAGTCTTGTGTGATCTTGTACTACTTGGTTAGGGCTGTGCAACGAAAGTTTTGGCCTTTAACTGAGATAAGGGAGCGATTTGGAATGCAAAATTTAAACAAGGTCCCACGACATCGATTAACATAATATCATGTTCTGGGAGTTTAATATAGCGTGTCATGTAATGCTTTTAGTCAAACCGACTCCCTGGCTAGGATAAATGATAGCAACAATTGGTGTTCGGAGTGGATTTTGACGTTCTCTTCTCGTGCGTATGGTTCTGCCAAAGTCCACAAATGCCACTCCTCGTTCCACTTGGCTCATCGACATCGTATCGTACATGCCACCGTGATTGAACAACCACAATCAACACTGCAGTCTTTCACACTCAAAAGCATAATGCTTAAGGTCAATAAGTCAACAGCCGTTCAATTTCGCTCCGAAACATAAACAGAATTTTGAGGAAATTCACACAAAACTTAAAGAATTGAAAGCCACAATGCCAAGGCATATTGTACATAGGAACCGTACGCTACTGTATGGCAAACACGTCATAGCACCGGTTCTGTGCCGTCAAATATGAGCCAGAGAACCAAAATCAATCCGGCATGTGAATGGAATGAAGGTCGTGCTCAAGTCTCAGACTAAGCCGCTATACACACGAGGCCATAGTTAATGTGCCTCCGTATTCGCAATGGGAATTCACCGTATGGTTGGCCGCTCCAGGCAGGTAGGTAGCCACACTCAGAAGAGTTTTGAAATAGAAAACAGAAAATGATTATTCAAAGCCGACGTCATAACGGTCTTGGACAACGTTGTTGGCGGTGTCGGCTGTCAAGGACGTCAGGGGAGTCCGTCTTGTTGCCTATCACTAAAATCGCACATCATGTTGGGATCAATGACGTCCTGATATTGATCCTCGAGAATGGTGGGCTCATAGCAAGTTTGTAAGCTTGGGAATCCATCCCCCTCTTGCATATTGCTCAAGTTCCAGGGCTGTGTGTCTTGCACTGTGGTACTGCCTGGGTTATCCAAAACATGCTTGTCCGCTGGTCTTCGATGGCTCTCGGATGGCGTCTTCGCAGGCATCTCATCAAGACTGACAGAACGCCAACGACTCATGAGCGACAAGATCCGAGCTGCTGTCGGCATCTCATGTGCGAAATCCTATGTCGCGGAACTTGATACGACAGAGCTTGTAGAAAGAGTACTGGGGTTGGCTGGCTGAGGTTGCCCAAGAGGCGTGACCATCTTTCGCTTCTTCGCCTTTCTTGTATCGACGGTCGCAAATAGTGACAACCCTGGCTGAGCTGGATTGTTGAGTGGATGTGGAATGGCAGGCAGAATTGGTCTGTGTCCAGTGCCGTGTTGCATACGAGGAGCTATGTGTGGTGGAAGATTTGGACGAAGATCTCTCTTGGCTTTATCAGCCCGAGACGGACGGCCTCGTTTCTTGGGTTTTGTTGTTGATTGCGGCGGAGGCATGGCAACTTGATTCTGCTC is a genomic window containing:
- the gatA_2 gene encoding 4-aminobutyrate aminotransferase, giving the protein MSALRAAGASRPGMVQTLRAAMTKRSFNTAGAMRMGAAKSFHKDEPAAPILKTSIPGPKAAEAVKELDEVFETRSINMMTDYTQSVGNYIADPDGNMLLDVYAQIASIPVGYNNPELRKVAQTPEMVDAIINRPALGNFPSHTWANILKTGILKVAPKGLNNVYTAMAGSDANEIAYKAAFMYKRQVERGGPEVDFTPQEIESAMKNQAPGSAQLSILSFKTSFHGRLFGCLSTTRSKAIHKLDIPAFDWPQATFPQLKYPLDQHAEENARAEQASLEEVEHLIKTWHLPPAAVVIEPIQSEGGDNHASPEFFQKLRALTRKHNVLLIVDEVQTGVGATGKFWAHEHWNLQDPPDMVTFSKKAQTAGYYYRSKDLRPNKPYRQFNTWMGDPSKALLFRGIISEIERLDLVNHTAKVGNYLYGKLEGLASKYPDQFQNLRGKGQGTFIAFDNPKRDEFLVKAKSFGINIGGSGANAVRLRPMLTFQEHHADILIEALEKIVKAL